A genomic segment from Nitrospira lenta encodes:
- a CDS encoding YcbK family protein, with the protein MTTDSNRAWTRRTFLQTSVMVLALAVLPGLRPPRVAAAALPEGQLTFLNVWTDERLDVTYRNEAGEYDLDALDDINHILRCHATGEVSAIDVRVLEHVNLVQKKIGGDREIHIVSGYRSPEYNAKLVRAGRRAAKNSLHMQGQAIDIQIPGIHPKVIRQAALELGYGGIGYYPRSKFVHLDSGAFRYW; encoded by the coding sequence GTGACAACTGATTCGAATCGGGCCTGGACCCGGCGTACGTTTTTGCAAACTTCCGTGATGGTCTTGGCGCTCGCGGTGCTGCCCGGGCTCCGGCCCCCGCGTGTCGCGGCGGCGGCGCTTCCTGAGGGCCAGTTGACCTTCTTGAATGTCTGGACCGATGAACGGCTGGACGTGACGTATCGGAATGAGGCCGGCGAGTATGACTTGGACGCGCTGGACGATATCAATCATATCCTGCGGTGCCACGCGACCGGTGAAGTCTCAGCGATCGATGTGCGGGTGTTGGAACATGTCAATCTGGTGCAAAAAAAGATAGGCGGTGACCGGGAGATTCATATCGTCTCCGGCTATCGCTCTCCGGAGTATAATGCGAAACTCGTTCGCGCCGGCCGTCGCGCGGCGAAGAATAGCCTGCACATGCAGGGGCAGGCTATCGATATACAGATTCCGGGCATTCATCCCAAGGTCATTCGACAGGCTGCGCTGGAATTGGGCTACGGCGGCATCGGCTATTATCCTCGTTCGAAATTCGTGCATCTGGATT
- a CDS encoding response regulator, with protein sequence MATILIIDDEESIRHLLREVLERAGHQVREASNGREGLETYQQHPADLVIMDLLMPDTDGLETTLQLTREYVDAKVIAITGAQGDRNFLDVANLFGARRTFQKPFDLNKLLQAVQEELVAQ encoded by the coding sequence ATGGCTACCATTTTGATCATCGACGACGAAGAATCCATCCGCCATCTCCTCCGCGAGGTGTTGGAAAGGGCCGGACATCAGGTGCGTGAAGCGTCCAACGGCCGCGAAGGGCTTGAGACCTATCAACAGCATCCGGCGGACTTGGTCATCATGGATCTGCTGATGCCAGATACTGACGGCTTGGAAACCACACTGCAACTGACGCGCGAATATGTAGACGCCAAGGTCATCGCGATTACTGGCGCGCAAGGTGATCGAAACTTTCTTGACGTCGCAAACCTTTTCGGCGCCAGACGGACATTCCAGAAACCCTTCGACCTCAACAAGCTCCTCCAAGCCGTGCAGGAAGAGTTGGTCGCCCAGTAG
- a CDS encoding PilZ domain-containing protein — translation MGYHRKSPRFGVNFGSTFAGDALAGQGTITNLSVGGCSVDSKISLPTQSVVGLKIQLPDSQWPLEIEQAVVRWVRGNTFGLEFQALSNPNTTRLQQLLQDLDQGPLVVMHRAAY, via the coding sequence ATGGGATACCATCGAAAGAGCCCGCGATTCGGCGTGAATTTCGGCAGCACCTTCGCCGGCGACGCCCTGGCCGGCCAGGGCACCATCACCAATCTGTCCGTAGGCGGCTGTAGCGTCGACTCCAAGATATCGCTACCGACCCAGAGTGTGGTCGGACTGAAAATCCAACTCCCGGACTCCCAGTGGCCGCTGGAGATCGAGCAGGCGGTCGTCCGGTGGGTGCGAGGCAATACCTTTGGCCTGGAGTTTCAAGCGCTGTCGAATCCAAACACCACCCGTCTCCAACAACTTCTGCAAGACCTCGATCAAGGGCCGCTGGTGGTCATGCACCGCGCTGCGTATTGA
- a CDS encoding response regulator: protein METRATILVVDDSPDFQLFMKALLTEEHYAVRSSGDTLQATGVALRDKPALIVLDLGIPGGDGWVLLDRLKTNILTKHIPIVIVTGQTKSGLEHKSRLRGADGFFRKPIDKQAFIGTITTILAAHPPTHHTPSPFPPTAPRFLP from the coding sequence ATGGAAACACGCGCAACCATACTCGTCGTCGATGACAGTCCGGACTTTCAGCTCTTCATGAAAGCCCTACTGACTGAAGAACACTACGCCGTCCGCTCTTCCGGCGATACGCTCCAAGCAACGGGCGTCGCGCTCCGAGACAAACCCGCACTCATTGTGCTGGATCTCGGGATTCCCGGCGGGGATGGCTGGGTGTTACTCGACCGGCTCAAAACGAATATCTTAACCAAACACATTCCCATCGTGATCGTAACGGGACAAACCAAGAGCGGACTCGAACACAAATCCCGATTGAGAGGAGCGGACGGATTTTTCCGCAAGCCCATCGACAAACAGGCCTTCATCGGCACGATCACGACCATCCTCGCCGCCCACCCTCCTACCCACCACACTCCATCTCCATTCCCTCCGACAGCACCGCGCTTCCTGCCCTAG
- a CDS encoding VanZ family protein, whose amino-acid sequence MQLILWILYGVLILASGIYGSDFVGHSHWDYVIWIPPLDEIQTFQFWLDIVVNVTLYAPFAFLFLQYRNSTHRSALVTAVLLGLLLSCAVELYQVYSHNRRPSPLDIACNLSGTIIGTLLWKAWRRSARQTPQLKAPAIPIP is encoded by the coding sequence ATGCAGCTGATTCTCTGGATTCTATACGGCGTTCTCATTCTCGCCAGCGGCATCTATGGATCCGACTTTGTCGGCCATTCCCATTGGGACTATGTTATTTGGATTCCGCCGCTCGACGAGATACAGACCTTCCAATTCTGGCTCGACATTGTGGTGAATGTCACCCTCTATGCCCCCTTTGCCTTCCTCTTTCTCCAATATCGGAATTCGACTCATCGGTCCGCTCTCGTCACGGCCGTCCTGTTGGGATTACTCCTCTCCTGTGCGGTCGAACTCTATCAGGTCTATTCACACAATCGCCGCCCGTCGCCCTTAGACATTGCCTGCAATCTGAGCGGTACCATCATCGGAACACTCCTCTGGAAAGCTTGGCGAAGATCTGCGCGGCAGACTCCACAACTGAAAGCACCGGCTATTCCCATCCCATAG
- a CDS encoding glycine zipper family protein, which translates to MKSPSHQFWILLSCLLLMSGCAAPKPILYPNAHFRQVGESVAEQDIEDCSAMAKEAGATPSQGKSGQVAGSTTAGGAIGSAAGAVGGAVVGRPGRGAMVGAASGATGGLLRGLFRKSPPSQAFKQFVNRCLQERGYEPMGWE; encoded by the coding sequence ATGAAATCACCATCCCACCAGTTTTGGATTCTCCTGTCCTGTCTCCTCCTGATGTCCGGTTGCGCGGCACCCAAGCCGATTCTCTATCCCAACGCCCATTTTCGCCAGGTCGGGGAGTCTGTTGCGGAACAGGATATCGAGGACTGTTCTGCCATGGCAAAAGAAGCCGGCGCGACGCCGAGTCAGGGGAAGAGCGGCCAGGTAGCCGGGAGTACGACGGCGGGTGGCGCGATCGGCTCGGCGGCCGGGGCTGTGGGTGGGGCGGTCGTCGGGCGTCCGGGACGCGGTGCGATGGTCGGAGCGGCAAGTGGGGCAACCGGCGGCTTGCTCCGCGGCCTGTTTAGAAAATCGCCACCGAGTCAGGCGTTCAAGCAGTTTGTGAATCGCTGTCTGCAAGAGCGCGGCTATGAACCTATGGGATGGGAATAG
- a CDS encoding SagB/ThcOx family dehydrogenase — protein MSTEKPIVSPAADSVSADPVDQVIRYHLQTKHYFNRYARSMGFLDWANQPDPFRRFAGAELIPLPLLKPDEEPISPGYDAIYRPGAVPVQPVTLRSLSRFFECALALSAWKKGGETEWALRSNPSSGNLHPTEGYIVLPQIDGLAMQPGLYHYAPREHGLEWRAAFPAELIARLLAPFPPGAFLFGLSSVHWREAWKYGERAFRYCNHDVGHALGSARIAAATLGWSMALLDGVDQNTVAMVLGTHRVDDFAGVEPEHPDCLCVLWPREVVRPEGEEIPLFLDAALVKDLSTVSWQGKANRLSGEHGVHWDAIDQVADASWKLSQEQPVLSRPLPTANEAIGMTHEVEPPAGQIIRQRRSAVSFDGRTAISAATFFRILQRVMPRAERPQLERPMPWDLWPHAPAIHLMIFVHRVEGLTPGLYVLVRDQTKLSLVQQSLNPELVWTPPPGCPEDLPLYWLLEGDAKRAAAQVSCHQEIAADSAFSLGMLAEFEGRLRQAGAWFYPRLFWEAGLLGQVLYLEAEAAGVRGTGIGCFFDDPVHEMLGVQGLSFQSLYHFTIGGPVEDRRMMTLPPYHHLQRQ, from the coding sequence ATGAGTACCGAGAAGCCGATTGTCTCTCCAGCCGCAGACTCTGTTTCAGCCGATCCGGTCGATCAGGTCATCCGCTATCATCTTCAGACGAAGCATTACTTCAACCGCTATGCCCGGTCGATGGGATTCCTCGATTGGGCGAATCAGCCTGATCCCTTTCGGCGCTTCGCCGGTGCGGAGCTGATCCCGCTGCCGCTGCTGAAGCCGGATGAGGAGCCTATCTCGCCCGGCTATGACGCGATCTATCGGCCGGGGGCGGTTCCCGTTCAGCCAGTCACCCTGCGTTCGCTATCCAGGTTCTTTGAGTGTGCATTGGCGTTGTCAGCCTGGAAGAAAGGCGGGGAGACGGAATGGGCGCTGCGGAGCAATCCCTCCTCAGGTAATCTGCATCCGACGGAAGGGTATATCGTTCTGCCGCAGATCGATGGACTCGCCATGCAACCGGGGCTCTATCACTATGCGCCGAGGGAGCATGGGCTGGAGTGGCGGGCGGCGTTTCCGGCTGAGTTGATCGCGCGGTTGCTCGCTCCGTTTCCCCCGGGCGCATTTCTGTTCGGCCTCTCGTCGGTGCACTGGCGGGAAGCCTGGAAGTATGGCGAGCGGGCGTTTCGTTATTGCAATCATGACGTCGGACATGCCCTTGGATCTGCGCGGATTGCAGCGGCAACATTGGGGTGGAGCATGGCGTTGCTGGACGGCGTGGATCAAAACACCGTGGCAATGGTACTGGGCACCCATCGTGTGGATGATTTTGCCGGCGTCGAACCGGAGCATCCAGATTGTCTCTGTGTGCTGTGGCCTCGCGAGGTGGTGCGACCTGAGGGTGAAGAAATCCCCCTCTTCCTCGATGCGGCCTTGGTGAAGGATCTCTCGACGGTGTCGTGGCAGGGGAAGGCGAACCGACTGAGCGGGGAGCACGGAGTGCACTGGGATGCGATCGACCAGGTAGCCGATGCTTCGTGGAAGTTGTCGCAAGAGCAGCCGGTGTTGTCGCGCCCTCTCCCTACAGCGAATGAAGCGATAGGCATGACGCATGAGGTCGAGCCTCCGGCCGGGCAAATCATCCGTCAACGCCGCAGTGCGGTGTCATTTGACGGACGGACGGCGATTTCAGCTGCGACGTTCTTTCGGATTTTGCAGCGGGTGATGCCGCGCGCCGAGCGTCCTCAGTTGGAACGGCCGATGCCCTGGGATCTGTGGCCCCACGCGCCGGCGATTCATTTGATGATTTTTGTGCATCGCGTCGAGGGGCTCACGCCGGGCCTCTATGTTTTGGTGCGGGATCAGACGAAGCTCAGCCTGGTTCAACAGTCACTCAATCCGGAGCTAGTCTGGACGCCGCCGCCGGGATGCCCTGAAGATCTCCCGCTCTATTGGTTGTTGGAAGGCGATGCCAAGCGTGCGGCAGCGCAGGTGAGCTGCCATCAGGAGATCGCTGCGGACAGCGCATTTTCGCTGGGTATGTTGGCTGAATTTGAGGGACGCTTGCGCCAGGCGGGTGCCTGGTTTTATCCTCGGTTGTTCTGGGAGGCTGGTTTACTCGGCCAGGTGCTGTATCTGGAGGCGGAAGCTGCCGGGGTGCGTGGGACCGGGATCGGCTGTTTCTTCGACGATCCGGTTCATGAGATGCTGGGAGTTCAGGGTTTGTCTTTCCAATCGCTCTATCATTTTACGATCGGCGGACCGGTGGAAGATCGCCGCATGATGACATTGCCGCCCTATCACCATCTTCAGCGGCAGTAG
- a CDS encoding hemerythrin domain-containing protein: MAGLIQELKEHHVHLLSILQLAKLNGFATLETRELLRSARTTLLDHLRKEDLELYPVLRTAAAKNPAVKGTLDTFAADMADTSNLAIAFFKKCDQGGTDHDLSKEFGLLIAKLRSRIRREEELLYPLFEQLTAKPAA, from the coding sequence ATGGCTGGACTTATTCAGGAATTGAAAGAACATCACGTCCACTTACTCTCGATTCTGCAATTGGCCAAACTCAATGGCTTCGCCACACTGGAAACCAGGGAGCTGTTGCGCTCGGCGCGAACGACGCTGCTGGATCATCTGCGCAAGGAAGATCTCGAACTGTACCCGGTCTTGCGTACGGCGGCGGCGAAGAATCCCGCCGTCAAAGGAACGCTGGACACATTTGCCGCGGACATGGCCGACACCTCGAATCTGGCCATCGCCTTCTTCAAGAAATGTGATCAAGGCGGAACCGATCACGACTTATCGAAGGAATTCGGTCTCCTCATCGCCAAGCTGCGCAGTCGCATTCGCCGTGAAGAAGAACTGCTCTACCCCCTTTTCGAGCAACTTACCGCAAAACCAGCGGCCTAG
- a CDS encoding tetratricopeptide repeat protein, with product MSDDDKHRARIFLHRGQLAHAKDAYEQAVADDRLAGNPRELSASLGNLGNVCALSGDFEKAEACYRDVLAIQRTEQDRQAVAHTLVNLGNLHIGAGRPEKARPYYLEALDLLKPLHDDRALGILYHNLGMEEARQAHWDQAIAHFTDALESHRRIGNEEGLALTYSQLGNTFLDSGALRQAEKCLNNASEHFIKLGNAPGEAAVLRLLAALYVREGNAPSAIRCLERVVSLDQHYQLLELTRDRALLTELRQSISHP from the coding sequence ATGTCCGATGATGACAAACACCGCGCCAGAATTTTTCTCCACCGCGGACAGCTGGCTCACGCCAAAGATGCCTATGAACAGGCCGTCGCGGACGATCGTCTCGCCGGCAATCCCCGCGAACTCTCCGCCTCGCTCGGCAATCTCGGAAATGTCTGCGCCCTGTCGGGCGATTTCGAAAAGGCCGAGGCCTGCTATCGGGACGTACTGGCGATTCAACGGACAGAACAAGACCGACAGGCCGTCGCTCACACCCTGGTGAATCTGGGCAATCTCCACATCGGCGCCGGTCGCCCTGAAAAAGCCCGGCCCTACTACCTTGAGGCGCTCGATCTGCTGAAACCGCTTCATGATGACCGCGCGCTCGGCATTCTGTACCACAACCTCGGCATGGAAGAGGCGCGGCAGGCTCACTGGGACCAGGCCATCGCCCACTTCACAGACGCGCTGGAATCTCATCGCCGCATCGGTAATGAAGAGGGCCTTGCGCTGACCTACAGCCAACTCGGCAACACCTTCCTCGACTCCGGCGCCTTGCGTCAGGCGGAAAAATGCTTGAACAATGCCTCCGAGCATTTCATCAAGCTCGGCAACGCGCCCGGAGAAGCCGCCGTTCTCCGGCTGCTGGCCGCGCTCTATGTTCGTGAAGGGAACGCTCCGTCGGCGATTCGCTGTCTCGAACGCGTCGTGTCGCTCGATCAACACTATCAACTCCTGGAACTCACCAGAGACCGCGCACTGCTCACTGAGCTTCGTCAATCTATTTCACATCCGTAG
- a CDS encoding acyloxyacyl hydrolase translates to MLLRAFWLFLIVAAVTTPVQAAEFTAPQITVGTQEVGLSAGYLLPHRLTDAHTTKQQGVAFMPSWMMTVTDPMGDSWYRGQVSLGAEVVYIQFQEPFLTHGMGFTPKIKYTFVAHDRIRPYAEFAGGPFWTDLAGKIPEESSQFNFVLTAGFGCSFFLTPQTSFNIGYRFHHISNAGTRYPNLGLNASLPFGGFSFYF, encoded by the coding sequence TTGCTGCTACGTGCCTTTTGGTTATTCCTTATCGTCGCCGCCGTCACCACTCCGGTACAGGCGGCAGAATTCACGGCTCCCCAGATCACGGTCGGCACCCAAGAAGTCGGACTCTCTGCCGGCTACCTTCTCCCCCACCGGCTCACAGATGCGCACACGACCAAACAGCAAGGCGTCGCCTTCATGCCGTCCTGGATGATGACCGTGACCGATCCGATGGGTGACAGCTGGTATCGCGGACAAGTCTCCTTGGGGGCCGAAGTCGTCTACATCCAGTTTCAAGAACCGTTCTTGACGCACGGAATGGGCTTTACGCCTAAGATCAAGTACACCTTCGTAGCCCATGACCGGATCCGCCCCTATGCCGAGTTTGCCGGCGGCCCGTTCTGGACCGACCTCGCTGGGAAAATCCCTGAAGAGTCCTCACAGTTCAATTTCGTTCTGACCGCAGGGTTCGGCTGTTCGTTCTTTTTGACACCCCAGACATCATTCAATATCGGCTATCGGTTCCACCATATTTCCAACGCCGGCACGCGATACCCCAACTTGGGACTCAACGCCAGCTTGCCGTTCGGCGGATTTTC